The following are from one region of the Marinomonas sp. CT5 genome:
- the nadA gene encoding quinolinate synthase NadA yields the protein MSELSNKVALRQTVQKYLSEAEKSLETKNIDNDQIRAEIKSLLKQKNAVLVAHYYTDDAIQELAEETGGVIADSLEMARFGANHEADTLIVAGVKFMGETAKILSPEKTILMPTLEATCSLDIGCPIEEFSDFCDQYPDRKVVVYANTSAAVKARADWVVTSSIALKVVEHLVDQGEKIIWAPDQHLGGYIQKETGADMILWDGACIVHEEFKAKGILDLKAVYPDAAVLVHPESPESVVEVADVVGSTSQLLNASKAMPNDTFIVATDRGIFYKMRQASPDKRFIEAPTAGSGANCRSCAHCPWMALNSLEALRDSLKDNLGEIFVPEETRVKALIPLQRMLNFQAS from the coding sequence ATGTCTGAACTTTCCAATAAAGTAGCACTTCGTCAGACGGTCCAAAAATATTTGTCAGAAGCCGAAAAAAGCCTCGAAACAAAAAACATTGATAACGACCAAATTCGTGCTGAGATAAAATCTTTGCTTAAACAGAAAAATGCTGTTTTGGTGGCTCATTATTATACTGATGATGCTATCCAAGAGCTGGCAGAAGAGACGGGAGGTGTCATAGCCGACTCTTTAGAAATGGCTCGCTTTGGTGCAAATCATGAGGCAGATACACTGATTGTTGCCGGTGTTAAATTCATGGGAGAGACAGCAAAAATACTCAGCCCAGAAAAAACAATTTTAATGCCAACATTAGAAGCAACTTGTTCATTAGATATCGGCTGTCCAATCGAAGAATTTTCTGATTTTTGTGACCAGTACCCAGACCGGAAAGTGGTTGTGTATGCCAATACCTCTGCCGCCGTTAAAGCTCGTGCTGATTGGGTTGTAACTTCAAGTATTGCTTTAAAAGTTGTTGAGCATCTTGTTGATCAAGGTGAAAAAATCATCTGGGCCCCAGACCAACATTTAGGTGGATATATTCAAAAAGAAACAGGGGCTGATATGATTCTTTGGGATGGTGCTTGCATCGTTCATGAGGAATTCAAGGCGAAAGGAATTTTGGATTTAAAAGCAGTTTACCCTGACGCTGCAGTTTTAGTTCATCCTGAATCTCCTGAGTCTGTCGTTGAGGTTGCAGATGTTGTTGGTTCAACCTCTCAATTGCTTAATGCCTCAAAGGCTATGCCTAATGATACTTTTATCGTTGCTACAGATAGGGGTATATTCTATAAAATGAGGCAAGCTTCCCCAGATAAACGCTTTATAGAAGCCCCGACCGCTGGCTCTGGCGCGAACTGCAGAAGTTGCGCTCATTGTCCTTGGATGGCGCTAAATAGCCTAGAAGCACTTCGCGATTCACTTAAAGATAATCTTGGTGAAATATTCGTTCCAGAAGAGACAAGAGTAAAAGCACTCATACCACTTCAAAGAATGTTGAATTTTCAGGCCAGCTAA
- a CDS encoding nitroreductase — MSKEIIDFMRNRVSEPTLIAPSPSESEWLSILNAASRAPDHGNLKPWRFRIYEGEGRSKLGQIYWQHALSELDSMPAEKEEAFVKKAYRAPAILLVYAHIQEHPKVPPIEQIMAASAAAQQAILGLNSLGYGAMWRSGPACFTQKTKTLLGLESNDQIVGLIYTGKSVDKKQPLIEVELESRLKWVRD, encoded by the coding sequence ATGAGTAAAGAAATTATAGACTTTATGCGTAATCGTGTATCAGAGCCAACGCTTATTGCTCCTTCTCCCAGTGAAAGTGAATGGTTATCTATTCTTAATGCCGCAAGTCGAGCACCAGATCATGGTAATTTAAAGCCATGGCGGTTCCGTATATATGAAGGAGAAGGCCGTTCTAAACTTGGGCAAATTTATTGGCAGCATGCTTTATCGGAATTAGATTCTATGCCCGCAGAAAAGGAAGAGGCTTTTGTAAAAAAAGCCTACAGAGCGCCTGCTATTTTATTGGTTTATGCTCATATACAAGAACACCCTAAAGTTCCACCTATCGAACAGATTATGGCGGCTTCTGCAGCGGCTCAACAAGCGATATTAGGGCTCAATTCGCTTGGCTATGGCGCGATGTGGCGGAGTGGTCCAGCTTGTTTCACTCAAAAGACAAAAACACTATTAGGCTTAGAGTCAAATGATCAGATCGTTGGACTTATTTATACAGGAAAATCTGTTGATAAGAAGCAGCCCTTGATCGAAGTTGAATTAGAAAGTCGTTTAAAATGGGTAAGAGATTAA
- a CDS encoding alkaline phosphatase family protein has product MLVLAGPLLRRMTTDRLTFWLMTAESVEIELTLYQDKAELITLDSEQISKYHTELKAGDKLFIQLLDIELNDTLPTSQAIHYDLRLNGIDWTQWAEDLVYPDHSLPFFILEPTLKNILHGSCRKPHHPSKDGLLRVDELLQKTPLEKWPSVLIMSGDQIYADDVAAPMLWAIHQLIPHLGLPNEKLPCIEVESAHKLHKETAYYYAREELLPDNKASVTMIDQIFGGVKKPVFTTDTAQNHLISLAEILAMYALVWSPVGWNLVFKSNDMSKPPSGLSDDHAQTYKQQAPIIQEFAEGLSKVRRALAHIPTAMIFDDHDITDDWNLTAAWEQTAYNHSFSSRIIGNALLGYLLCQGWGNSPDSFAPELLDEAQEVLLTPGTSKHDEYLYKLVRLSNWNYTWNTSPPLVVLDTRTQRWRSEKSTAKPSGLMDWESLTDLQQQLKGLDSVIMVSAAPIFGVKLIESIQRVFTWFGQPLMVDAENWMAHPGAAHALMNMFKHNKTPKNFVILSGDVHYSFVYDIQLRSEQQYSDIWQITSSGVKNEFPKRLLDIFDRLNRWLYSPKSPLNLFTRRRSMKVTPHKPDKAAHGKRLLNQSGIGLVTFNSDGSPAKVMQMCSDGRDIHFELSEKDATWE; this is encoded by the coding sequence ATGCTGGTATTAGCTGGCCCGCTATTAAGAAGGATGACGACTGACCGGCTAACGTTTTGGTTGATGACTGCTGAGTCTGTAGAAATAGAATTAACTCTCTATCAGGACAAAGCAGAGCTGATCACGCTTGATAGCGAACAAATAAGCAAATACCACACGGAATTGAAAGCTGGTGACAAACTGTTCATACAGCTTTTAGATATTGAGCTAAATGACACTTTACCAACCAGTCAAGCCATTCATTATGACTTACGTCTTAATGGGATTGATTGGACTCAGTGGGCCGAAGACCTTGTTTATCCAGATCATTCTTTACCCTTCTTTATCCTTGAGCCAACTCTAAAAAACATCCTACATGGCTCATGTCGCAAACCACATCACCCTAGCAAAGACGGTCTTTTGAGAGTCGATGAATTATTGCAAAAGACACCTCTAGAAAAATGGCCAAGTGTATTGATCATGAGTGGTGATCAAATCTATGCAGATGATGTAGCCGCTCCAATGCTATGGGCCATTCATCAACTCATACCTCATCTTGGATTACCCAATGAGAAACTGCCTTGTATAGAAGTTGAGAGCGCACACAAGCTCCATAAAGAAACGGCTTACTATTATGCTCGCGAAGAGTTGCTGCCAGATAACAAAGCCAGCGTAACAATGATTGATCAAATCTTTGGTGGTGTGAAAAAGCCTGTATTCACAACAGATACCGCACAAAACCATTTAATTTCACTAGCTGAAATCCTTGCAATGTATGCTCTGGTTTGGTCGCCCGTTGGTTGGAATCTCGTATTCAAAAGTAACGATATGTCTAAACCACCTTCTGGGTTATCTGATGATCATGCGCAAACTTATAAGCAACAAGCCCCTATCATACAAGAATTTGCCGAGGGCTTATCCAAGGTACGTCGAGCACTCGCCCATATTCCGACTGCAATGATTTTTGATGATCATGACATTACTGATGATTGGAACCTTACAGCGGCATGGGAACAAACCGCATACAACCATTCTTTTTCATCACGTATCATTGGCAATGCGCTACTAGGATATTTACTCTGCCAAGGTTGGGGGAATTCCCCTGATTCATTTGCCCCAGAACTACTCGACGAAGCACAAGAAGTTTTACTTACACCAGGCACATCAAAACATGATGAATATCTTTATAAACTCGTTCGATTATCAAATTGGAATTACACCTGGAACACCTCGCCTCCTCTGGTTGTTCTGGACACCCGAACACAACGTTGGCGCTCAGAAAAATCCACAGCAAAACCTTCAGGATTAATGGACTGGGAATCCCTAACGGATCTTCAGCAACAATTAAAAGGACTTGATTCCGTTATCATGGTGTCAGCCGCACCGATATTTGGCGTCAAGCTGATAGAAAGTATTCAGCGGGTATTTACCTGGTTTGGCCAACCCCTGATGGTGGATGCCGAAAACTGGATGGCCCACCCTGGCGCCGCCCACGCTTTGATGAATATGTTTAAACACAACAAAACACCGAAAAATTTTGTGATACTGTCTGGCGATGTTCATTATTCGTTCGTTTATGATATCCAATTGAGAAGTGAACAACAGTATTCAGACATATGGCAAATTACCAGCAGCGGTGTTAAAAACGAATTTCCCAAACGACTACTCGATATTTTCGATCGTCTAAACCGCTGGTTATACTCACCTAAGTCGCCATTAAACCTTTTCACTAGACGCCGTAGCATGAAAGTCACCCCCCATAAACCGGATAAGGCGGCACATGGAAAGAGACTGCTCAATCAGTCAGGCATTGGATTAGTCACATTTAACAGTGATGGATCGCCAGCCAAAGTGATGCAAATGTGCTCAGATGGTCGTGACATTCATTTTGAATTATCGGAAAAGGACGCGACTTGGGAATAA
- a CDS encoding acyl-CoA thioesterase, giving the protein MIDPQDDTSNVKSTYFEVRDYECDMQGIVNNAVYQNYLEHARHQFLKSSGLDFDEITKKGIYLVLVKAEIEYKRSLASGDAFHIESRVERVSRLKLNFIQNIYKTDGMQLILSAKMTVTSTTKEGKYIVDHLVAS; this is encoded by the coding sequence GTGATAGACCCACAAGACGATACAAGCAATGTAAAAAGCACTTATTTTGAAGTACGTGACTATGAATGTGATATGCAAGGTATTGTCAATAATGCCGTTTATCAAAATTATCTTGAGCACGCTAGACACCAGTTTCTAAAGTCTAGTGGTCTAGACTTTGACGAAATCACTAAAAAAGGCATTTATCTTGTACTGGTAAAAGCGGAAATTGAATACAAACGCTCTTTGGCCAGCGGTGACGCGTTCCATATTGAATCGAGAGTAGAACGAGTGTCTAGATTAAAACTCAATTTTATTCAAAATATATACAAAACTGACGGTATGCAATTAATACTGAGCGCAAAAATGACTGTCACATCAACCACGAAGGAAGGAAAGTATATTGTTGATCACTTGGTTGCATCCTGA
- a CDS encoding GGDEF domain-containing protein, with protein MFQQNIKQANKLMRSAVPLMMKLNIPPTPYNYGIWYEYASNRSPKLNQIVDRALRRFGSLPTFVSEDLFNEFLIPEEFRSAHRQSPVLVDLTDDLEKDTSALSDELMTFNSTLQKTRKALKDTTEISKIEQIALLLEHGSIKAKQAIDNFGQSLIAAQTELAALREELSEMKKNIELDPITFLANEKGFEKQLFSLVPYAEDDLSLLLVDIDSLGEINKEYGNKAGTSLIRYIAKLLVELLPKNGFIARLNGGRFAILLNQTELSQASELAEYLLNQVSIQKIRYKNTKVLLRQVTVSIGIATLLGDESPNELVERANHYLLYAKRSGKNQIAHHQ; from the coding sequence ATGTTCCAACAGAATATAAAACAAGCGAATAAACTGATGCGCTCAGCGGTTCCGCTTATGATGAAACTGAATATCCCACCAACACCGTATAATTATGGGATATGGTACGAATATGCTTCCAATAGGAGCCCTAAGCTCAACCAAATAGTTGACCGAGCGCTACGCCGATTTGGCAGTTTACCGACTTTTGTTTCTGAAGATCTTTTCAATGAATTCTTAATCCCTGAAGAATTTCGCTCTGCTCATCGTCAGAGCCCAGTGTTAGTAGACTTAACTGATGATTTAGAAAAAGATACATCTGCTCTCTCTGATGAATTAATGACATTCAATTCTACATTACAAAAAACACGCAAAGCCCTAAAAGATACAACCGAAATAAGCAAAATAGAACAGATAGCGTTATTGCTTGAACATGGATCTATAAAGGCGAAGCAAGCTATTGATAATTTTGGACAATCATTAATAGCTGCCCAGACAGAGCTAGCCGCATTACGCGAAGAATTGTCCGAGATGAAAAAAAATATTGAACTAGATCCCATAACTTTTCTTGCTAATGAAAAAGGTTTTGAAAAGCAGCTGTTTTCCTTAGTTCCCTATGCAGAAGATGACCTAAGTTTGTTACTCGTTGATATTGATAGCTTGGGTGAAATTAATAAGGAATATGGCAATAAAGCAGGCACTTCTTTAATACGATATATAGCCAAGCTATTAGTGGAATTGTTACCCAAGAATGGATTTATTGCGCGGCTTAATGGTGGACGATTTGCTATTTTGTTAAATCAAACAGAATTAAGTCAAGCTTCTGAATTAGCGGAATATTTACTTAATCAGGTTTCGATTCAGAAGATTCGCTATAAAAATACTAAAGTCTTATTAAGACAGGTGACCGTTTCGATCGGTATAGCAACTCTGCTTGGTGATGAAAGTCCTAATGAATTGGTTGAAAGAGCGAACCATTACTTATTATACGCGAAGCGATCCGGCAAAAATCAAATTGCACACCATCAATAA
- the yciH gene encoding stress response translation initiation inhibitor YciH — translation MKKRNLVYSTDQGRLCSDCEQPIADCMCKNESIVGNGKVLIALETKGRKGKGVTVVTGLPLAEDMLKNLGKKLKTQCGTGGSVKDGQIEIQGDNRQKVKELLEKEGFPSKFTGRQ, via the coding sequence ATGAAAAAACGAAATTTAGTTTACTCAACCGATCAAGGTCGACTTTGTTCAGATTGCGAACAGCCTATTGCCGATTGCATGTGTAAGAACGAAAGCATTGTCGGCAATGGAAAAGTTCTTATTGCCTTAGAAACCAAAGGACGTAAAGGTAAGGGCGTAACCGTTGTTACTGGACTTCCTCTTGCAGAAGATATGTTAAAAAACTTAGGTAAAAAACTAAAAACGCAATGCGGCACAGGCGGTTCTGTTAAAGATGGTCAAATTGAAATACAGGGTGATAACAGGCAGAAAGTAAAGGAGCTACTTGAAAAAGAAGGATTTCCTAGCAAATTTACAGGTCGACAATAG
- a CDS encoding GNAT family N-acetyltransferase — protein sequence MIRSLTIRQAKEDDLKSILLFEFRNKGWFSEFLPQQTLYKQTEVYFKRLLRSKFKHMQYLVYLPNNILIGRFSAQLLDNNAASLEVSYRVAKNFVNQGIARFVLRRLLLIWASFGVKEVYANVAEHNRASIKVLLSCGFEIEEIQKDAIKLGNVIHDSLLFRWSITEGTFYKVMRHDKMPTC from the coding sequence ATGATTAGATCGCTTACAATCCGACAGGCCAAAGAAGATGATTTGAAAAGTATCTTACTTTTTGAATTTCGTAATAAAGGCTGGTTCTCCGAATTCCTACCTCAACAGACACTTTATAAGCAAACAGAGGTGTATTTTAAGCGCTTACTGAGAAGTAAATTCAAACACATGCAATACTTGGTATATTTGCCAAATAATATTTTAATCGGTCGCTTCAGTGCTCAATTGCTTGATAACAATGCTGCTTCTTTAGAGGTGTCTTATCGAGTAGCTAAAAACTTTGTTAATCAGGGAATTGCTAGATTTGTGTTACGACGACTTTTACTGATTTGGGCAAGTTTTGGAGTTAAAGAAGTCTATGCAAATGTAGCGGAGCACAATAGGGCCTCTATTAAAGTACTATTGTCATGTGGCTTTGAAATAGAGGAAATACAAAAGGATGCAATCAAGTTAGGCAATGTGATTCATGATAGCTTACTCTTTCGCTGGTCTATTACCGAGGGAACTTTTTATAAAGTTATGAGACACGATAAGATGCCAACTTGTTAA
- a CDS encoding pseudouridine synthase, which produces MILEILFQDDDLVAVNKPAGLLVHRTHLAKDEEDAVVQRLRDQTGKWVFPVHRLDRGTSGVLVMAFSPDVARKLSTQFSESQTQKTYHCLVRGYCNESGVIDYPLAKLNEQKGRSRFKIEGTEKEAETHFKRLDQFLLPIPVSRYDSMRLSWVEVIPKQGRKHQIRRHFKHLLNPLVGDTCYGCRHINKALKEVWPEEFRLMLHASSLKFNHPITNQVIALHANFNDKMMNMLNKLASYRVS; this is translated from the coding sequence ATGATATTGGAAATACTCTTTCAAGATGACGATCTCGTTGCCGTTAATAAACCGGCTGGCCTACTTGTACACCGTACTCACTTAGCCAAGGATGAAGAAGATGCTGTGGTACAAAGATTACGGGATCAAACAGGAAAATGGGTCTTCCCTGTTCATCGTCTTGATCGCGGAACCTCTGGTGTATTAGTTATGGCATTTAGCCCTGACGTTGCCCGAAAACTTTCGACTCAGTTCTCTGAATCTCAAACACAAAAAACCTATCATTGTTTAGTTCGTGGTTACTGCAATGAGTCCGGTGTTATCGACTATCCTCTGGCTAAATTAAATGAACAAAAAGGACGATCTCGATTTAAAATAGAAGGTACAGAAAAAGAGGCAGAAACACATTTTAAAAGATTAGATCAATTTCTCCTCCCTATACCTGTTAGCCGATACGATAGTATGCGTTTAAGTTGGGTGGAGGTCATTCCCAAACAAGGTAGGAAACATCAGATTCGCCGCCATTTTAAGCATCTACTTAACCCTTTAGTGGGGGATACTTGCTATGGTTGTCGCCATATAAATAAAGCTTTGAAAGAAGTATGGCCGGAAGAGTTCAGGCTAATGTTGCATGCTTCAAGCCTTAAGTTTAACCACCCAATAACTAATCAAGTAATTGCTTTGCATGCTAATTTTAACGACAAAATGATGAATATGCTTAACAAGTTGGCATCTTATCGTGTCTCATAA
- a CDS encoding D-2-hydroxyacid dehydrogenase: MKAVFLDRGSFPKHIKVQLPSQIKEVVEYENSAIELVAERIKDATIVLTNKAIIDAQALSSADNLELIQVMATGMNNVDLDACKAKNITVQNVADYSTISVPEHTFAMLLALRRNLTCYLDAVKAGQWSESEYFCFVDFPIKDLSGSTMAIIGNGTLGKKIAAIALAFGMHVVFADRKGALTHRHGYIPFEEAIRVADVISINCPLTPETKHLISDAEFSLMKPSCLLLNISRGGIVDEYALARAFDKNIIAGAAFDVSSQEPMPLDHPLQALTNHPNFLLTPHIAWASDEAMQTLVDMAMDKITSYIETIE; the protein is encoded by the coding sequence ATGAAAGCGGTTTTTCTAGACAGGGGATCCTTCCCAAAGCATATCAAGGTTCAACTCCCCTCACAGATTAAAGAGGTAGTTGAATATGAAAACTCCGCCATAGAATTGGTTGCAGAGCGTATTAAAGACGCAACCATTGTACTGACTAATAAAGCCATTATAGATGCCCAAGCTCTAAGCAGTGCAGACAACCTTGAGCTAATACAAGTAATGGCCACGGGTATGAATAACGTTGATCTTGATGCGTGCAAGGCCAAGAATATTACCGTTCAAAATGTGGCCGACTATTCAACCATCAGCGTTCCTGAGCATACTTTTGCTATGCTCTTGGCTTTAAGAAGAAACCTTACTTGTTATCTCGATGCCGTAAAAGCGGGGCAATGGTCGGAATCTGAGTATTTTTGCTTTGTTGATTTTCCGATTAAAGATTTGTCTGGGTCAACGATGGCCATCATTGGCAATGGAACATTGGGTAAGAAAATCGCAGCTATTGCCCTAGCTTTTGGAATGCATGTCGTATTTGCAGACCGTAAAGGCGCACTAACTCACAGACACGGTTATATCCCATTTGAAGAAGCAATAAGGGTTGCCGATGTAATCAGTATTAATTGCCCTCTAACGCCCGAAACAAAACACTTAATCAGTGATGCTGAGTTTTCATTAATGAAACCCAGTTGCTTATTGTTAAACATTAGCCGTGGTGGCATCGTAGATGAGTATGCTTTGGCACGGGCGTTTGATAAGAATATAATTGCAGGTGCGGCTTTTGATGTGTCAAGCCAAGAACCTATGCCATTAGATCATCCACTCCAAGCACTAACAAATCATCCTAATTTTTTACTGACGCCTCATATTGCATGGGCAAGTGACGAGGCGATGCAGACCTTAGTCGATATGGCCATGGATAAAATTACCTCTTACATAGAAACCATAGAATGA
- a CDS encoding arylesterase — MFLKRQFAQLLIIIATLLISSFSSASTLLVMGDSLSAAYNLRQQDGWVSLLENKLSQSHPELKVINASVSGETTQGGLSRFADLLEKHKPNWVVLELGANDALRGYPLNQTTINLEKMVKQAQQSGADVLLIGNRIPQNYGKRYTQMFFSLYEEIANKYNLAYLPFMLENVALNKELMQNDGLHPNKAGQPIVLKNVLPYLLPLLDGANKE; from the coding sequence ATGTTTTTAAAAAGACAATTCGCTCAGTTACTGATAATCATAGCAACGCTACTTATTAGTTCATTTTCATCCGCTTCTACTTTACTCGTTATGGGAGACAGCTTAAGTGCGGCCTATAACTTACGACAACAAGATGGCTGGGTTAGTTTACTTGAAAATAAACTTTCTCAATCTCACCCTGAATTAAAGGTCATTAATGCTAGTGTAAGCGGAGAAACAACCCAAGGTGGCCTTTCACGCTTTGCAGATTTATTAGAAAAACATAAACCAAACTGGGTAGTGTTAGAACTTGGTGCCAATGATGCTTTACGAGGCTACCCACTGAATCAGACCACAATTAATTTAGAAAAGATGGTTAAGCAAGCTCAACAATCTGGCGCTGATGTGTTGCTAATTGGCAATCGGATCCCACAAAACTATGGAAAGCGCTACACACAAATGTTTTTTAGCCTATATGAAGAAATTGCCAATAAATATAACTTAGCGTACCTGCCATTCATGCTTGAAAATGTAGCACTGAACAAAGAGTTAATGCAAAATGATGGATTACACCCTAACAAGGCAGGCCAACCAATTGTGTTAAAAAACGTACTGCCATACCTACTGCCACTGTTAGATGGCGCTAACAAAGAATAA
- a CDS encoding ABC transporter ATP-binding protein, whose protein sequence is MASSTAIKVSNLTHTVASNTGDLTILKGINMEIKESESVAIVGSSGSGKSTLLGLLAGLDVNTSGDIFLYDEAFSQQSEEQRALARGQYVGFVFQSFHLLPSLQAIENVMLPAELKGDKEARAKAESLLEKVGLSHRLTHYPNQLSGGEQQRVAIARAFASNPKILFADEPTGNLDEENGRLVIKLLFDLNQSEGTTLVMVTHDNELAKMCDRQLVMSAGQLTERSL, encoded by the coding sequence ATGGCTAGCAGTACTGCGATTAAAGTATCTAATTTAACCCATACAGTGGCTTCCAATACAGGTGATTTGACCATATTGAAAGGAATTAATATGGAAATCAAGGAAAGCGAGTCGGTCGCGATTGTTGGCTCGTCAGGCTCTGGAAAGTCAACTTTATTGGGCCTGTTAGCAGGCCTAGACGTCAATACATCAGGTGACATTTTCCTATATGACGAAGCATTTTCCCAACAGTCAGAAGAGCAGAGAGCCTTGGCTCGTGGTCAATATGTGGGGTTTGTTTTCCAATCTTTTCATTTGCTACCCAGTTTACAAGCCATTGAAAATGTCATGTTGCCTGCCGAACTAAAAGGCGATAAAGAGGCGCGCGCCAAAGCAGAGTCTCTATTAGAGAAAGTCGGACTTTCTCATCGTTTGACGCATTATCCAAACCAACTGTCAGGTGGTGAGCAGCAACGGGTGGCTATTGCTCGCGCCTTTGCTTCTAACCCTAAGATACTTTTTGCCGATGAACCCACAGGCAATCTTGACGAAGAGAATGGCCGGCTTGTTATTAAATTATTGTTTGATCTTAACCAGTCCGAAGGTACGACATTAGTCATGGTGACTCACGACAATGAGCTAGCCAAGATGTGTGACCGTCAGTTGGTCATGTCTGCAGGTCAGCTAACGGAAAGATCCTTATGA